In Porites lutea chromosome 7, jaPorLute2.1, whole genome shotgun sequence, a single window of DNA contains:
- the LOC140942735 gene encoding outer membrane lipoprotein Blc-like: MKSAVVLAVFLTFSCSDAFGINTVSSLNVTQYLGRWYQMYSDAAVMDTFERDAVCVTADYSLRKDGKIGVLNSERLKTETGEAKSITGYAYIPDPKEPGKLKVHLEGTPFDAPYWVVKLGPASFGEKNLYQYAVVTDNLQIGLYVLARDVNNFRSQYDKEVLSWLAENGFTHFYNKPVATVQNEKCLYPDKKYFYQPLGDFLKQK, encoded by the exons ATGAAGTCTGCTGTTGTTCTTGCAGTTTTTCTGACATTTAGTTGCAGCGATGCCTTTGGTATCAACACAGTGTCGTCTCTGAATGTTACCCAATATCTTGGCCGCTGGTACCAG ATGTACTCTGATGCCGCGGTGATGGATACTTTTGAGCGTGACGCTGTTTGCGTGACAGCTGATT ATTCTCTTCGAAAAGACGGCAAGATCGGTGTTCTGAACAGTGAAAGGCTCAAAACAGAAACTGGTGAAGCAAAGAGCATAACAGGATATGCCTACATACCCGACCCAAAAGAACCAGGGAAGTTGAAAGTGCACTTGGAAGGAACTCCTTTTGACGCCCCTT ACTGGGTTGTAAAGCTGGGGCCCGCATCGTTCGGAGAGAAAAATTTGTATCAGTACGCAGTTGTCACAGACAACTTGCAGATTGGATTGTACGTGCTGGCGAGGGATGTCAACAACTTCAGAAGCCAGTATGATAAAGAAGTATTAAGCTGGCTGGCGGAAAATGGCTTCACACATTTTTACAACAAGCCTGTTGCAACAGTGCAGAACGAAAAATGTCTCTACCCAGACAAAAAGTATTTCTATCAGCCACTCGGAGACTTCCTGAAACAGAAGTAG